The DNA region CCAGAGGAACAATTGGGTCGGGGTAAATGTTAGAAACATGAATCGATTCAGTTGTGCGACTACGTTAATGAACCATTCTGGAAAGAAAGTCCATCAACGTGTCCGCCCGATCCTCAGCAACCCTCAGGTGTGCATTATCCTTTAGCTCACTATATATCTTATGATAATTTCTCCTTGCAATACCAAAGTTTCCTGGCACCAATCACCACAGGAATTGGGCAAAAAACCATCTCGGAAGCCATGAAAAAAAAACATTGGAGAAAGGCAATGCAGCAAGAGATCCAAGCATTGGAGGATAATAGAACATCGACATTAGAAACATTGTCACCAGATAAGAAAGCACTCAGATGTCGATGGGTGTACAAGATCAAATACAACTCTGACGGGACAATTGAGTGATATAAAGCTCAGTTGGTTATTTCAAAAATAAACAGGAGGAAAGAATTCGCTATAATGAAACGTTTGATCCGGTTGCTAATGTATAACCGTTTGGACCTTTCGGGCAGTTGCGGCTCCATTTAATTGGGAGTTGCATCAGATGGATGTTCATAATACCTTCTTGCACGGCGATCTTACGAAGGAAGCTTAAATGAAATTGCCAACCTTCCGGGCAGTTGTGGCTGAATGTAATTGGGAGTTGCATCAGATGGATGTTCATAATACCTTCTTGCACGGCGATCTTACGGAGAAAGCTTAAATGAAATTGCCACTGGGATTTCGTGTACCTGGTCCGGACTAAGTGTGTCGACTCCGGAAATCTTTGTATTGTTTGAAACAAGTCCACTGTGTTGGTTTGCGAAAGTTTTCAGTGCATTGATGAAATAAGGGTTCAAATAGTAATACTCCGACTACTCTTTATTCACGATGCACTGACGAGGTATGCAACTTCACGTTTTAGTCTATGCGGATGACTTGATTATCTCCGACAATGATCATAGTTCCATTGAACGATTCAAAGACTACCTACGTGCATGCTTTCacatgaaggatttgggcccCTTGAAATATTTTCTGGGAGTTAAAGTTGCACAAGGACCGACAGGGCTATTTCTCTGTTAACAAAAATATGCCTTGAACATAATTTATGAGGCCGTTTGCTGGGAGCTAAACCACTCAATGCTCCTATGGAACAGAATCACGGTTTAGTGCTGGCCAAATAAGCCTTATTTGGAGATCCGAAACCATACCGACGTCTGGTCGGTAGACTAATATACCTCAGTTTTATGAGACTTGAGTTGTCATGTTGCGTGCATGTTCTGTCTCAATTCATCCAGCAACCGAATGAAGCACACTGGAACGTGCCACTCCGAGTGGTGCGCTACTTGAAGAAGAACCCAAGATAAGGCATTGTGATGAGAAGAGATTATGATCTCCAGCTGTACGGATGGTGTGATTCTGACTGGGTTGGATGTCCGTTGACTCGAAAATCACTTACTGGTTGGTTTATCTCCCTCAGGAATTCACCCGTATCATGAAAGACCAAGAAGCAGCACATTGTCTCTCGCTCGTCAGTGAAGGCGGAATATCAATCAATGGCAATGACGGTCTGTGCGTTGAAATGGCTAAAGGGAATTTTGCATAGTTTGGGTGTTGAACATAAATCTCCGGTGAAAATGCACTGTGACAGTTAAGCAGCATTATATATTACGTGCAATTCGGTGTTTCATGAACGGACTAAACACATTGAAGTCAATTGTCACTATGTCTGAGACGCGCTGCAGTCCGGAATCATACTTCCCAGTTATGTGTCTACCAGTGAGCAATTGGCCGATGTGTTTACAAAAGCTTTGGACAAATCGCAGCATCAGTATTTACTTGGCAAGTTGGGCATTCGAGAccctcatgctccaacttgagggggggggggggtttcttgAGACCAGACCAGTTGGTCCGGACACATCAGCGTATTAGTAAAATCCTTAGGTCGGTAGAAACCCTATTCTAGTATAATTGTAATAGTTATTTATGGCGAATTTGTAATTATGGTAAAAGGATTTTAGTTCTTTTAGAATAGCATTACCTTGTTAGACTAGGGCAAGGAGAAACCTTACTTgtatataaggaggtcattatgatgaatGAAAGGTAGAAAGAATTCTGCCATTATTCTGTCTCTCTAAATTTTCGTCCTTGTCTTGAATTTTACACCATATTATATAATTTATATTGTGCTCTTAGCTTGGGCACACCCTTTTAGAAATCCACTTACTTCTAGAAACTTAGAGGTGTATTCACTACAATaccattaattaaataaaatagtaGGTTAAAGAGGTCTAGTGTTTGTGAAGAGATATTTTACTTGGTTAAAGACGTTAATTATCAGAGCCCAAGCCTATGGCATGTATCGTCCACTTTGGCCCACAAAACTTCAtggatttcccttaggctacacTATCATGAAGGTCAAAAGCGTATGTACCATGTGAACTTGTATTATGTCTTATAAAACTCTTCACTTTCCTCTCTGCCATGCTAACTCTCTGCCATGCTAACGTAGGATTTGTTTTGTCTAAGATGTAATGTGCCGCACCCATTCTTCATAAGTTGGCCAGCCGAGAAATATGTCAATCCTTCTCTTTGACCCGCACTCTGTCACGGGCGTTACATACACCTCATCCCCTCCCCCTTTTACGGGCTTAGGGTCTTGAAGTTTGCCCCATCACCGTACTGAGGAAGCGTCATACTGATATCATATTTCTCACAATCTAAGCCCATGACACGTGTTGTCCACTTTGGCCCGATAAACCTCACAATTTTTTTCCTGGGGCTACAAGTTATTGAGTTCAAAAGCACACGTACCATATGAACTTGTGATATGTATTATAAAACTTTTTGCTTTTTTCTTTCCAGTGTGAAATTCGTTGAAGCTATTATGTGCCCCATTTCCTCAGAAACTTACTGTCCTAGATGCTTGTCGATTCTTCGGTCCACCCTCCGTTGTGGACGTCACATTAATACAGGGATAAGTGTGAGATTTAATGAACCTTAGCTTCAGAGAAACATATTCGCTTTCAAAGAGAAATTATTTAGTGTTAGAATGAATTAAATAGTTTCTTGGTGGGGTAGAATGGGTAAACCTTTAGCTCTAAGAAAGCCATATTCTTTATGATATATTTCCTAGTTTAAACCACACATCTCATCGTTTCTGAAATTTTTGGAGGCAACGTCATGCTTCCATTTATTAGTTGTATCACAATTTTAAATCTACTATGCGAGCTTGTGAATTATTTAATGGCTGATTTTTTCGCTCTTTTTGCTCCAAAATTCAGTGCTGAGCTTACTATTTTTTGTCGTGTAACCGTTCAAACATTAGTCTTTGTATTAGAATTATTTGCGTCGCAATTTTATAAACCAAATGAATTCAAGTGGAACAAATTGAGAACTATAATATTGCTCAGCAAATCTCAGTGATTATTCATCATTGTCAACCTCAATAGGAGCCAAAGATGCGATATTGGATATGATGCCATCAAAAATAGTTTGTATATTAATGAAAATTTTATACTGAAAAAGTCCTGTAATGATCATGGGCAGAGTTATGGGGGTGGGAGGGGGTTTCCCGAATATATAcaaggtcaattttttttttatatctataTAGTAGACTATGAATTTTCTTGGTAAAAATTATACCTCTGCCATTATTTATAATAGAAAAATATTTCCACCAGTCTCACGTTAATCGTTTTGGCAAGCTGAATTTGTTCTAAAATATTTGACGTTTTAGAACTTTTTCCGAAATTATTCGTATTGTTCCAATTATCAATTAATGAAATTTATAAGAGAGAAATTAAGGGTAGTTTAAACCAAATACACTTAATATTAAGGCTAATAAATATCTTTCTTAAGGGGTATCCAAAAACATTAAAAGGTAATATGGATTAGAAACAAAAAGTTTGTATATATTTAttagaagtaaaaaaaaaaaaacaattaacaTATTTATTCTAGTCTTTTCCGTACTATTACAAGTGCATACAAAGAAGTACTCAATCAAATTAAAGCAGTAAAGTAACTTTATTACAACTAGATGTATCAAAATCCATTTCCCAAAATCAGTTGTGTTGTAGCCTATAAGTAGGAATGGCCATCAAATGTTTGGCTCTGCCAGTCACTATACCAAATTGCTCAGTCATGTCTAAATCCTTAGGCTGCATGCCATTTGGGAGCTCCCAATTAAAGCAGTGAACTAACTGTGCCACCACAAGACGAACAATAATTAACGCTAATTGCATCCCAGGGCAACTCCTTCTACCAGAGCCAAATGGTAAAAGTTGAAAATCCCGTCCGCGAACATCTACGTTACTTTCAAGAAACCTGTCTGGCATAAATTTATCAGCTTCGGGCCAATAATTAGGATCCCTATGAACAGTGTATGCATTGACAATGACTTGTGATCCTTTTTTAATGTAAAAGTCATCAACCATACAATCTTCCATTGCTTCATGAAGTAGTAATGGGGCTGCAGCATGTAGCCTAAATGACTCTTTGAATACCATGTTTAAGTATTTTAAGTTTTCCAAGTCTGATTCTCCCACCATTCTGTTTAGGCCTACTACTTCTTCCAACTCTTTTTGGAGTTTATTCATTATATCAGGATTCTTGAGAAGCTCTGAGAGCATCCACTCAATTGAACTTGATGATGTATCTATTGATGCAACAAGCATGTCctgaattaaaaaaagaaaaatattactACCATTAAGCTTGTTACTCTACATATATGTCAGCTTGGCAAAACACTGTTTCTCCCAAGTGCGGATAAAATAGCAGAGTTGATGAAGTAAGCTGACGGTCAGCATAATAATAATGTAATTATGATGAATCATCTAGATATATTGAGTCATTTAGAGTAAAGATATATACAATATTCATTTACCTTGTACTCAAATTAATTTTCGAAGTGATGTGTAGTTGATTGATTGGTTGCATTAAGTGAGTTAGGTTGAGTAGTTGACTAAAATTAGCCTAGTACTTAGTAAGTACTACTCCCTTCATCCCATTTTTTTAAAGGTATTTGATTgaacacgaagtttaagaatgattggaagatttttaaaatttatggtttAAAATAAGATACagaaatcatctcattaaggttATAAAATGAGAAGCTTATAGTTAAATTGCTAgtattaaatataaaaatgtatcattctttttagacgactaaaaaagaaagagtatcacataagttagaatggagggagtatttaatTTCAGATTGAGAATGAACATACCAGCAGGACAGCTTTGACATGGCGACGATCAAACTGAAACTCTGCTACGCCAGATTGCATGATGGCCATCATGGTGTCTACAAAGTCCTCCTTCTGGTCCATAGCATGGGCATGTTCTTCAATAATCTTCTCAACAAATTCATCAAACACCTTAGCAGTGTCCTTCATTCGACGAGTAAGTCCTTGGAGGTCAATAACACCAAGAAAAGGGAAAACATCTCCAAGATTTGGTGTTGCAGCTAGCGTTGTAACCTCTTGAACTAAAGATTTAAAACCCCTCTTGTCCAAATCCTCATCCACGAACTTTTTACCAAAAACCATTAAGCAACTCAAGTTGGCACTCAACGACGAAACTTGAGCACTAAGATCAACAGCAACATGACCATGACCACGAGCTACTTCTTTGATCGATTTGATCATAAGCGCAAGTTCTTCACTCCTCGTGGATCGAAACGAGTTAATTTTCTGGCTACTCAACAAGTGGACCGTGCACAATTTTCTCATGTTACGCCAGTAAGCTCCATACTTagagaaaatcaaatttctttgGCCATATGAGATGTATTGAGCTGTCTCATTATGAGGCCTACTAGCAAAGACGTGATCATATGTTTTGAGGATTTTTTCAGCTGATTCAGGGGAAGATATAACATAAGTTGGTACTAGTCCTAATTTCAGGTACATAATAGGACCATATTTTAGGGATAATTTGTGGAAATCTTGAGTCGGATTTTCACCTAAAAGATGGAGATGTCCTAATATTGGAATCCCTTTTGGACCAGGAGGAagttttttcttgttcttgataTTTAGTAACTTATGGAAGATGAAAAATACAATAAGAGCCAAAAACAGTGTTGCCCACATAAAAGCCATGGCCAATAGGACAAATGGACAATATTTGCTAGTGTATGTTGTATGATTTATGGGACAAgagcacacacatatatatgcacGAAACTAAATCATGTGAACGGCGGCCGTTATAAGCTGACCAAGCATTCACCTACTATTTTATGGGTGGAAATTAATCGAAAATTATatttcctccgtttcaatttatgtgaattcaTTTTAGTGTTTATATGAGCAATTTAGGTCGGTTTAACAACAAAATTGTAGCTAATTCCAATTCCTTTTTAGTGTTTGCTTTCAAAATTCATCATTATACAAATTTGAAGAAAGTTAGATAGTCTACCAAACGTGTTCCTTGGTAAAGAATTATTTGGCCAAAATGCATACATAAAGATCGATGTTTGACATTGCAATTAAATACTGTAGTAAATTATTTTGGTCACATTGAAATTGCGTAAATGTAAACTTTTTGGATTACAAAGGAAATATTCGTTTTCCTGAAAAGCCCCTTAACCTAATTGAATGTCGGTTTTACTATTCTTCGACTGCCCCCTTCACTTTGTAGCTTTTTTGGTGATATGGGGCCACCATATGGTGAAAAATAATGCATAAAGATCGATGTTTGACATTGCAACTAAATAATGTAGTACTCCCTCCGCCTCATAATATGTGTCATCTTAGCAAAAAACAagcatattaaaaaattaatgatgaaatgtaaagtttaccaaattatccttatataaaaaaaattacttgtTCTTCTTGATAATTAGAGCATGTATAAGTAGTCCATCTTTTAACATTGAGAATCCAACCATCATTACTTAGagtactactacttcttttaccTCTTACTAATCCTATCTTTCATAGGCCAAAACTTTCATTTTCAAGTCAAACCCAAAATTTGACATTGTGAATCTAACTTTTAGCCTTGAATAAAGAAATTTCTCTTTTTTTGTCCAAGGGCAAAGATGGAATAAACTAGTCAATACATGCATTGGtatcctaaggtgacacttattatgaaataAATTTTTTTGattaaagtgacacttattatgggatgaaAAGAGTAATTATTTTGGTCACATAGAAATTGCGTAAATGTAAATTTTTTGGATTACAAAGGAAATATTCGTTTTCCTAAAAAGTTACTTAAAAATTGAATGTCGGTTTTACTATTCTTCAGCGGCCCCCTTCCGTTTGTAACACTTTTTGGTGAGACATGGGCCATCATATTGTGAAAAATAAGGGTAAAAATTATTTTAGTTCTCcaactttattttaaaaattaaagacctcccTAATATTGAACAATCGATATTTTCATCGTCTTATCTCAATTTCTTCGGCCATTGATCAGtaactttattttaaaaattaaagacctcccTAATATTGAACAATCAATATTTTCATCGTCTTATCTCAATTTCTTCGGCCATTGATCAGtaactttatattatttgacTGATCATCAAAGGAGTAAAAGGGAATTtcacttatattttttttattaattagtgAGTATCCTAATTAATAATATATAAACTTTACACATTTTCCTCCGTCAACTAATTCGAACGCTTTCTGCCGTCTTCAATTTTTCTCCATAGCCAGAGCTGTTCTTCATATTTCCGGAGAACCTTTCAAACCCTTGTAACCTTCATATTTTCAAAGAACAATTGTTTAACCGGGTTTGAAAGGTTCTCTGAAAATATGAAGAACTACTTAGGTTATGGAAAAAAATTGAAGACGGCAGAAAATGTTAGAATTAATTAACAGAGGAAACTATGaaaaatttatatattattaattATGGTACTAACTAATTGATTAAAAATATAAGTGAAATTTCCTTTTACCCCTTTGATGacaatcaaataatataaagttaCCGGTCAATGTACGGAAGTTGAAATAAGGGGATGAAAATGTCGATTGTTCAATGTTGGGGGAGGTtctttgatttttaaagtaaagttggaggactaaaatattttttacccaaaaaataataatataaaaagataTTTTCTTTCATTGCCACTCAACTAAATCAATCAGGTTAATATCTTAAATTACATGACCATTCAAGTCGGGTCATACAAAGGATGGGACGTAGAGAGTAGTTTAAGAAATATAGActtaaaaaagaagtaaaaagaaatattttctttCCCTACATCAATTAGGGAATCATTAATAACCACAAAGGTTGTGACACCAAAAAGTATACCAAACACCCCGTGGTGTCAGAAAAAAATAGGATCATTAATATTCTCAATGAACTCTGAAAGATGTTCTATTTTGTTGCTTCAACTCGTATTCTCTATAATGTAAGTTCCGATCCAATAACTCTGGATAATTAACGTAAATAAATGTATTAAGATATATGGAAGCTTCACTGAatccaaaaaaatgaaaataatggtCAGTCTTTCACGAGAAATTtcacttagaaaaaaaaagaatgtttCATTCTAAcggtttaatatatttttttttttttggcaataacGGTTTAATATTCTTATTAGTACTATTTTATTTTCCATGCACGTCATGAGAAGTGCTCAActtttcttaatttaatttaagaCATGACGAGGACCGGAGCACTCATGCTGTGACTAGTACCATTAaacaaataataaataataaaaaagcaGCGTCATTTGTGACATCGAAAGTGACAACTATATATTAAAGCAAAATATATAGTAGTATTATTGTCCTGGTTGTTAAGAGGAGAATTTTATACATTCCACGTCATACTTAAGTGAGGCTATCTATTGCTATCTATTGTCTGACACATGGAACAGTGGACCCCACCCTGCATCATCACTCTCTACACCTCGTTCTTCTTCTCTACTTTCTCTGCCCTCCACTTATTATAATTGATAAATCCTAATTTTGCTTTCACAATTTCCTTCCAATTAATCTTGTACCGAAAAAATGGATTTCAATCGATTATTTTATTAATCACTTCTCAGAAACCTAAAACCCAGACCACAAAAGGATGAACCTTAAGAAAGCGCACCCAGAATTTTAATTAGCTGTAATCATGAGCAAATGCCAAAGTGAGGAAATAGTCTAATTcgaaaaaatagaagaagaaagatatactccctccgttcacttttatttatccACTCTTAACTTTGCACACCcattaagaattaataaatgaactatgtattttattataatattcatattaattggtgtatagtctcattgAACTTAATGAATGATTtaaaaaatgagtaattaatgttaagggtaaaacaagaaataaaagtttgtcttttcttgatatgctaaagtggacaagtaaaattgaaaatttatttgttcttgtgctttgatttcccctactatctgttatttcatgtactttgattatcttattttatctgtAATAGTTACTGCCCCTTTGCAAACTGCTTCATCATGGCTTAGTAgttttcgttattttcattttcatatcgctttgaatttcttggccttatctgacctctttttatgctttctattgagctgagggtctttc from Lycium barbarum isolate Lr01 chromosome 10, ASM1917538v2, whole genome shotgun sequence includes:
- the LOC132615707 gene encoding cytochrome P450 71AU50-like, which translates into the protein MAFMWATLFLALIVFFIFHKLLNIKNKKKLPPGPKGIPILGHLHLLGENPTQDFHKLSLKYGPIMYLKLGLVPTYVISSPESAEKILKTYDHVFASRPHNETAQYISYGQRNLIFSKYGAYWRNMRKLCTVHLLSSQKINSFRSTRSEELALMIKSIKEVARGHGHVAVDLSAQVSSLSANLSCLMVFGKKFVDEDLDKRGFKSLVQEVTTLAATPNLGDVFPFLGVIDLQGLTRRMKDTAKVFDEFVEKIIEEHAHAMDQKEDFVDTMMAIMQSGVAEFQFDRRHVKAVLLDMLVASIDTSSSSIEWMLSELLKNPDIMNKLQKELEEVVGLNRMVGESDLENLKYLNMVFKESFRLHAAAPLLLHEAMEDCMVDDFYIKKGSQVIVNAYTVHRDPNYWPEADKFMPDRFLESNVDVRGRDFQLLPFGSGRRSCPGMQLALIIVRLVVAQLVHCFNWELPNGMQPKDLDMTEQFGIVTGRAKHLMAIPTYRLQHN